In Zonotrichia leucophrys gambelii isolate GWCS_2022_RI chromosome 6, RI_Zleu_2.0, whole genome shotgun sequence, one genomic interval encodes:
- the FAM53B gene encoding protein FAM53B, with product MVMILTKTRENKGADSVTCRTELHTPKMSQGPTLFSCGVMENDRWRDLSRKCPLQLEQPGASIWDCLSDKGEEGSRWPRDTAGTCSVTNLIKELSLSDPHGHPSAPPSKRQCRSLSFSDEMSGCGTSWRPLGSKVWTPVEKRRCYSGGSVQRYSNGFATMQRSSSFSLPARSNPLCGGQPRRSAAGGHGGDRVDIQRSLSCSHERFSCSEYSAPSACSTPASTPELGRRAAGLARSRSQPCVLNDKKVGIKRRRPEEVQEERPSLDLAKMTQNRQTFNSLTCLSSTAEDGSQRLPGPQAWPAAPEVMPGRTPACTPVPEPPRSRPCEHRASRDDLSCEEEEEGTAKEEHRAAWRSTESLFQLDGELDIEQIENN from the exons ATGGTGATGATCTTAACCAAAACTCGGGAAAACAAAGGTGCTGACTCCGTAACATGCAGGACTGAGCTG CACACTCCAAAGATGAGTCAAGGACCTACCCTGTTCTCCTGTGGCGTGATGG AAAATGACAGATGGAGAGATCTCAGCAGGAAATGTCCACTCCAGCTCGAGCAGCCGGGCGCCAGCATCTGGGACTGCCTGTCGGACAAGGGCGAGGAGGGCTCGCGCTGGCCCAGGGACACGGCCGGCACCTGCTCCGTCACCAACCTGATCAAGGAGCTGAGCCTCAGCGACCCCCACGGCCACCCCTCCGCCCCTCCCAGCAAGCGCCAGTGCCGCTCCCTGTCCTTCTCGGATGAGATGTCAGGCTGTGGGACCTCCTGGAGGCCCCTGGGCTCCAAGGTGTGGACGCCGGTGGAGAAGAGGCGCTGCTACAGCGGCGGCAGCGTGCAGCGCTACTCCAACGGCTTCGCCACCATGCAGAGGAGCTCCAGCTTCAGCCTGCCCGCCCGCTCCAACCCGCTGTGCGGCGGGCAGCCCAGGAGATCGGCTGCTGGAGGCCACGGGGGAGACAGGGTGGACATCCAGAGGTCCCTGTCCTGCTCGCACGAGCGCTTCTCGTGCTCGGAGTACAGCGCGCCCTCGGCCTGCAGCACGCCCGCCTCCACGCCTGAGCTGGGCCGCCGTGCCGCCGGCCTGGCCCGCAGCCGCTCCCAGCCCTGCGTCCTCAACGACAAAAAGGTGGGCATCAAGCGCAGGAGGCCCGAGGAGGTCCAGGAGGAGCGGCCCTCGCTGGACCTCGCCAAGATGACCCAG AACCGCCAGACTTTCAACAGCCTCACCTGCCTCAGCAGCACGGCCGAGGACGGCTCCCAGCGGCTGCCGGGCCCTCAGGCATGGCCGGCGGCTCCGGAGGTGATGCCGGGCCGGACCCCCGCCTGCACCCCGGTCCCGGAGCCACCCCGGTCCCGGCCCTGTGAGCACCGGGCCAGCAGGGACGACCTGtcctgtgaggaggaggaggagggcaccGCCaaggaggagcacagggcagcctggaggagcacCGAGAGCCTCTTCCAGCTGGATGGCGAGCTAGACATCGAGCAGATCGAGAACAActga